The Candidatus Methylomirabilis limnetica genome has a window encoding:
- a CDS encoding holo-ACP synthase — translation MVIGIGIDAVQIGRFERAVARHGARLLDRLFTAGEQAHLRSYRSPGRHLAARFAAKEAAFKALRTGWGQGVVWQDVEIVGGGPEPPSVVLSGCARDVAARLGITQMLVSLTHDGDYAMAYVVATDGN, via the coding sequence ATGGTGATCGGGATCGGAATCGACGCCGTACAGATCGGACGATTCGAACGCGCTGTCGCGCGTCACGGCGCCCGCTTGCTCGATCGACTTTTCACTGCGGGGGAACAGGCCCACTTGAGAAGCTACCGGTCGCCAGGGCGGCACCTCGCGGCCCGTTTTGCGGCGAAGGAGGCGGCCTTCAAGGCGCTTCGTACTGGATGGGGGCAAGGGGTGGTGTGGCAAGACGTGGAGATAGTGGGCGGCGGGCCTGAGCCGCCTAGCGTGGTCCTTTCGGGCTGTGCCAGGGATGTCGCAGCCCGCCTTGGGATCACGCAGATGCTGGTGAGTCTTACGCACGATGGCGACTACGCGATGGCCTATGTTGTGGCCACTGACGGCAATTAG